A genome region from Halorussus pelagicus includes the following:
- a CDS encoding homoserine dehydrogenase: MKLAVLGAGAVGRSVADLAAEYGHEVTALADSTSAAVDADGIDVAAALAQKEETRRVGSAAPADALDAEYDALVEATPTTLGDAEPGFGHVRAALEADRHVVLANKGPVAERYADLRELERDSEGSVMFEATVGGAIPVLSTVESYGPDSISAARGVLNGTANFVLSRMAAEGLGYEHVLAEAQDLGVAEADPSFDVNGTDAALKCVILANVLGDREYSLGDADVEGIAELPGNALELAAEDGRTIRLIGEATPDGVRVGPRLVPENGTLAVSGTRNIVQLETDHAGRLNLSGRGAGGPETATAVLADVNRLGN, translated from the coding sequence GTGAAGCTAGCGGTTCTCGGCGCGGGCGCGGTCGGCCGGTCGGTCGCCGACCTCGCCGCCGAGTACGGCCACGAGGTCACGGCGCTGGCCGACTCGACCAGCGCCGCGGTGGACGCGGACGGAATCGACGTAGCGGCCGCGCTCGCACAGAAAGAGGAGACCCGTCGCGTCGGGTCGGCCGCGCCCGCGGACGCGCTCGACGCCGAGTACGACGCGCTGGTCGAGGCCACGCCGACGACGCTCGGCGACGCCGAACCCGGATTCGGACATGTTCGCGCGGCGCTCGAAGCGGACCGCCATGTCGTGCTGGCGAACAAGGGACCGGTCGCCGAGCGGTACGCCGACCTTCGGGAACTGGAGCGTGACAGCGAAGGGTCGGTCATGTTCGAGGCGACGGTCGGCGGCGCGATTCCCGTCCTCTCGACGGTCGAGAGCTACGGCCCGGACAGCATCTCGGCCGCGCGCGGCGTCCTCAACGGGACCGCGAACTTCGTCCTCTCGCGGATGGCCGCCGAGGGTCTGGGCTACGAACACGTCCTCGCGGAGGCCCAAGACCTCGGCGTCGCGGAGGCCGACCCTTCCTTCGACGTGAACGGCACCGACGCCGCGCTCAAGTGCGTCATTCTGGCGAACGTCCTCGGAGACCGAGAATACTCGCTGGGCGACGCCGACGTGGAGGGAATCGCGGAACTGCCGGGCAACGCGCTCGAACTCGCGGCCGAAGACGGGCGGACGATTCGTCTCATCGGCGAGGCGACGCCCGACGGCGTCCGGGTGGGACCGCGACTCGTCCCTGAGAACGGGACGCTGGCGGTCTCGGGGACGCGCAACATCGTCCAACTGGAGACCGACCACGCGGGGCGACTCAACCTGAGCGGACGAGGCGCGGGCGGCCCGGAGACCGCGACCGCAGTGCTCGCGGACGTGAACCGCCTCGGGAACTAA
- the tuf gene encoding translation elongation factor EF-1 subunit alpha, whose protein sequence is MSDEQHQNLAIIGHVDHGKSTLVGRLLYETGSVPEHVIEQHKEEAEEKGKGGFEFAYVMDNLAEERERGVTIDIAHQEFSTDAYDFTIVDCPGHRDFVKNMITGASQADNAVLVVAADDGVAPQTQEHVFLARTLGIDELIVGINKMDLVDYEESSYKEVVSEVQDLLKQVQFNTDDASFIPISAFEGDNIAEASDNTAWYDDETLLEALNDLKPPEPPTDAPLRLPIQDVYTISGIGTVPVGRIETGLLNTGDNVSFQPSDVGGEVKTIEMHHEEVPKAEPGDNVGFNVRGIGKDDIRRGDVCGPADDPPSVAETFQAQIVVMQHPSVITDGYTPVFHAHTAQVACTIESIDKKMDPSSGEVAEENPDFIQSGDAAVVTVRPQKPLSIEPSSEIPELGSFAIRDMGQTIAAGKVLSVNEP, encoded by the coding sequence ATGAGCGACGAACAACACCAGAATCTGGCCATCATCGGCCACGTCGACCACGGAAAGAGCACGCTCGTGGGGCGACTCCTCTACGAGACAGGGAGCGTACCCGAGCACGTCATCGAACAGCACAAAGAAGAGGCCGAGGAGAAGGGCAAGGGCGGCTTCGAGTTCGCCTACGTCATGGACAACCTCGCCGAAGAGCGAGAGCGCGGTGTCACCATCGACATCGCCCATCAGGAGTTCAGCACGGACGCCTACGACTTCACCATCGTGGACTGTCCCGGCCACCGCGACTTCGTGAAGAACATGATCACGGGCGCGTCTCAGGCTGACAACGCGGTCCTCGTCGTCGCCGCCGACGACGGTGTCGCGCCCCAGACTCAGGAGCACGTCTTCCTGGCCCGTACCCTCGGTATCGACGAACTCATCGTCGGCATCAACAAGATGGACCTCGTTGACTACGAGGAGTCCTCGTACAAGGAGGTCGTCTCCGAGGTTCAGGACCTGCTCAAGCAGGTTCAGTTCAACACCGACGACGCGAGCTTCATCCCGATTTCCGCCTTCGAGGGCGACAACATCGCCGAAGCGTCCGACAACACGGCTTGGTACGACGACGAGACGCTTCTCGAGGCACTCAACGACCTTAAGCCTCCGGAACCGCCGACGGACGCGCCGCTCCGGCTTCCGATTCAGGACGTTTACACCATCTCGGGTATCGGTACCGTCCCCGTCGGACGTATCGAGACCGGTCTGCTGAACACGGGCGACAACGTGTCGTTCCAGCCCAGCGACGTTGGTGGAGAGGTCAAGACCATCGAGATGCACCACGAAGAGGTGCCCAAGGCCGAACCCGGTGACAACGTCGGATTCAACGTCCGCGGCATCGGCAAGGACGACATCCGTCGCGGTGACGTTTGTGGTCCCGCCGACGACCCGCCGTCGGTCGCCGAGACGTTCCAGGCCCAGATCGTCGTGATGCAGCACCCGAGCGTCATCACCGACGGTTACACGCCGGTCTTCCACGCCCACACGGCGCAGGTCGCGTGTACCATCGAATCCATCGACAAGAAGATGGACCCGTCCAGCGGTGAGGTCGCGGAGGAGAACCCCGACTTCATCCAGTCCGGCGACGCCGCGGTCGTCACGGTCCGACCGCAAAAGCCCCTCAGCATCGAGCCGTCTTCGGAGATTCCGGAACTCGGCAGCTTCGCCATCCGTGACATGGGTCAGACCATCGCGGCTGGTAAGGTCCTCAGCGTCAACGAGCCATAA
- the rpsJ gene encoding 30S ribosomal protein S10, with product MQQARVRLAGTSPEDLDDICDDVREIANKTGVSLSGPIPLPTKTLEVPTRKSPDGEGTATWEHWEMRVHKRLIDIDADERALRQLMRIQVPNDVSIEIVLED from the coding sequence ATGCAGCAAGCACGCGTCCGACTGGCGGGAACCAGTCCCGAAGACCTCGACGACATCTGCGACGATGTCCGCGAAATCGCCAACAAGACCGGCGTTTCGCTCTCGGGACCCATCCCGCTTCCGACCAAGACGCTGGAAGTGCCCACCCGAAAGTCCCCCGACGGTGAGGGGACCGCGACGTGGGAGCACTGGGAGATGCGCGTCCACAAGCGTCTCATCGACATCGACGCCGACGAACGTGCGCTCCGTCAGCTCATGCGGATTCAGGTTCCGAACGACGTGAGCATCGAGATCGTCCTCGAGGACTGA
- a CDS encoding rhomboid family intramembrane serine protease, with translation MSHRYDPQSPERDSAGWLAGSPTVQTLAVFLVVFAVQSVVGLVSRSLALGLFALGPSVSARPWTLLVSVYAHASVGHLVSNAVVLVLVGLAVERVTTTVRFHLFFASVGMLAGLAQVAVAGVLGPGAVVLGASGAVFGLLGYLLAGNPVTDAVLGRLPLSPRARVALLLALAGVVTLFTASPGVALVAHFVGFALGAVAGRARLLNV, from the coding sequence GTGAGCCACCGGTATGACCCACAGTCGCCCGAGCGCGACTCCGCTGGGTGGCTCGCCGGAAGTCCGACTGTCCAGACGCTCGCGGTGTTCCTCGTCGTCTTCGCGGTCCAGTCGGTTGTCGGTCTCGTCTCTCGGAGTCTCGCACTCGGTCTGTTCGCGCTCGGTCCCTCGGTCTCGGCCCGGCCGTGGACGCTCCTCGTGAGCGTCTACGCCCACGCGAGCGTCGGCCACCTCGTCTCGAACGCCGTCGTCCTCGTGTTGGTTGGTCTCGCCGTCGAGCGCGTGACGACGACGGTGCGGTTCCACCTGTTCTTCGCGTCCGTGGGCATGCTTGCCGGTCTCGCGCAGGTGGCAGTCGCTGGCGTCCTCGGTCCGGGAGCCGTCGTTCTCGGCGCGAGCGGTGCCGTCTTCGGCCTGCTCGGCTATCTGCTCGCGGGGAACCCCGTCACCGACGCGGTTCTCGGTCGCCTCCCGCTGAGTCCTCGGGCGCGCGTCGCGCTTTTGCTCGCGCTGGCCGGGGTCGTGACTCTGTTTACGGCGTCGCCCGGCGTCGCGCTAGTCGCGCACTTCGTCGGGTTCGCCCTCGGCGCGGTGGCCGGGCGTGCGCGACTGCTGAACGTGTGA